The window ACTTTAAAATTTAAATATTGTACTCAATCAAATATATTAAATTGCAAAAAAAATTCACATTTTTTAATAAATTGTTTAAAAAACATTAAATAAGGATAATTTATGAAAAATTCTTTTAATATTTCTAATAATTTTAAAATAAATTTGTTAAATCTCAATTTAGTTCAGATGCGTAACTTTTTTTCATCAATAGGGGAACCAAAATTTTGTGCTAATCAAGTTATGCAATGGATATACAAACATTATTGTGATGATTTTGAAAGAATGTCAAATATAGGTAAGAGTTTAAAAAAAAAATTGTCACAATTATGTTGTATAGCTCCTCCTACTTTTTGTAATCAAATTAATTCGATTGATGGATTAATAAAATGGTACGTATCTATTGATAACAATTTTATAGAAACAGTATATATTCCTCAAAAAAAGCGTGCAACACTATGTATTTCATCTCAATCAGGATGCGCTTTATCTTGTAAATTTTGTTTTACTGGAAGACAGAAGTTTAATAGAAATTTAACTACGTCAGAGATAATAGGGCAAATTTGGTACATTGGAAAACTAATATACAAAAAAAAATTAAAAAATTTACGTAAAATTACTAATATAGTCATGATGGGAATGGGAGAACCATTGTTAAATTTAAATAATGTCGTTAATTCTTTGTCTATTATAATGGATGATTTAGGATTTAATTATTCGAAAAATCGTGTAACTGTCTCTACTGCAGGAATTGTTCCTGCGTTAGAAAAATTAAAAAACATGATTGATGTTTCATTAGCTATTTCTTTACACGCACCTAATGATATAATTAGAAGCATGTTAATGCCAATTAATAAAAAATATAATATTAAATCTTTGTTGCATTCAGTAAAATCATATCTTCAAACTTCTTCTGCTAATAGAGGAAAAGTGACAATAGAATATGTTATGCTACATGATGTAAATGATAAATTACATCATGCAATAGAACTAGCTAATTTATTGAAAGATATTCCTAGTAAAATCAACTTAATTCCTTGGAACGTTTTCCCAAATAGTTCTTATAGTCCTAGTAATAAAGATAATATACAAAATTTTTCTAATACTTTAATTAAAAAAGGCTATATTACTAAAGTTAGAAAAACAAGAGGTGATGACATTAATGCTGCTTGTGGTCAACTAACAGGACATTTAATTGATATTAAAAAATTATAGGATTATTTGAAATAATATATTTTGTTATGGTTGCTTTTAAAAAATTACTATATTGCGGAAAATAACAATATGTATATGGAAGCTATAAAAATGCAATCATTTAATAGAACACTTTTATATGGAAACGGATAAAAAAAATATGAAAGAGCATATTCAAAGACGAACATCAGATCGAATTAATGTTGGAAATGTTCCAATTGGGAATAATGCACCTATTTCTGTTCAAACAATGACGAATACTGAGACTACTGACATTTCTTCTACAGTATCCCAAATTATTAAATTAAAAAATGTTGGAGCAGATATTGTAAGAATTTCTGTTCCTACATTAGAAGCTGCGGAAGCTTTTAAAAAAATTAAAAAACAAGTAGATATTCCATTAATTGCGGATGTGCATTTTAATTACAAAATTGCAATAAAAGTATTAAATGATGGTGCAGATTGTTTAAGAATAAATCCTGGAAACATCGGAAATAAAAATAGAATTAAACAAGTAATAGATTGTGCAAAATATAATAATATACCAATTAGAATTGGAATTAATTCAGGATCATTAGAAAAAGATATACTAGAAAAATATAAATTCCCAACATCTGAAGCGTTATTAGAATCGGCTATGAGACATATTAATTATCTTGATAATTTTAATTTTGATAAATTTAAAGTTAGCATAAAATCATCTGATATATCTATAGCCGTCAAATCTTATAAAATGTTAGCAGAAAAAATTAGTCAACCGTTGCATGTAGGTATAACTGAGTCTGGTGGTTTTCGAAATGGTACAGTAAAATCTTCAATAGGAATTGGATTGCTCTTATTAGACGGAATTGGAGACACTATTAGGGTATCATTAGCAGAAAATCCCATTGAAGAAGTAAAAGTAGGGTTTGATATTCTTAGAGCTT of the Buchnera aphidicola (Schlechtendalia chinensis) genome contains:
- the rlmN gene encoding 23S rRNA (adenine(2503)-C(2))-methyltransferase RlmN is translated as MKNSFNISNNFKINLLNLNLVQMRNFFSSIGEPKFCANQVMQWIYKHYCDDFERMSNIGKSLKKKLSQLCCIAPPTFCNQINSIDGLIKWYVSIDNNFIETVYIPQKKRATLCISSQSGCALSCKFCFTGRQKFNRNLTTSEIIGQIWYIGKLIYKKKLKNLRKITNIVMMGMGEPLLNLNNVVNSLSIIMDDLGFNYSKNRVTVSTAGIVPALEKLKNMIDVSLAISLHAPNDIIRSMLMPINKKYNIKSLLHSVKSYLQTSSANRGKVTIEYVMLHDVNDKLHHAIELANLLKDIPSKINLIPWNVFPNSSYSPSNKDNIQNFSNTLIKKGYITKVRKTRGDDINAACGQLTGHLIDIKKL
- the ispG gene encoding flavodoxin-dependent (E)-4-hydroxy-3-methylbut-2-enyl-diphosphate synthase, with translation MKEHIQRRTSDRINVGNVPIGNNAPISVQTMTNTETTDISSTVSQIIKLKNVGADIVRISVPTLEAAEAFKKIKKQVDIPLIADVHFNYKIAIKVLNDGADCLRINPGNIGNKNRIKQVIDCAKYNNIPIRIGINSGSLEKDILEKYKFPTSEALLESAMRHINYLDNFNFDKFKVSIKSSDISIAVKSYKMLAEKISQPLHVGITESGGFRNGTVKSSIGIGLLLLDGIGDTIRVSLAENPIEEVKVGFDILRALHIRLKGINFIACPTCSRQEFDVIKVVKILEKRLEDINTPMNVSIIGCIVNGLGEALTSTIGITGYRKNSVLYEDGIRQLKRINNDEIIDELEHKIRKKSRELILST